In the Mastacembelus armatus chromosome 2, fMasArm1.2, whole genome shotgun sequence genome, one interval contains:
- the LOC113127350 gene encoding uncharacterized protein LOC113127350 isoform X2 has translation MAAVCQSRRALVEIPAPQPKIAARVRRSYLEILSARLAPSSLPRGRSAAANTRPVQSLDLPIGGVWTGRLEHCEKMDEHQTPLSKQQLAQLIRSLILVEQSQEPRILASDLKYLQEDLQQKKANVYRSIPYSRFGSNRDAHCYRKAYPHLVAFKVSCQEWGQVLLRNKEWDAVLEHALMAWRYTSELPQWDTVNHNALREQCYSVLAAHSLTALQHYHPEANRGRELLRRLKVAQMHSQSIVPCILELQRIMGCADQTSMDTK, from the exons ATGGCAGCTGTGTGCCAGTCACGACGTGCCTTGGTGGAAATACCTGCCCCACAGCCCAAAATTGCAG CTCGGGTCAGAAGGTCGTACTTAGAAATCCTGAGTGCTCGTTTGGCTCCATCTTCACTTCCAAGAGGCAGAAGCGCAGCAGCAAACACGAGGCCTGTGCAGTCTT tggaCTTGCCCATTGGAGGCGTGTGGACTGGGAGACTAGAGCACTGTGAGAAGATGGATGAGCACCAGACCCCATTGTCCAAGCAGCAACTTGCACAGCTAATCAGATCCCTCATCTTAGTTGAACAG AGTCAAGAACCCAGGATCCTGGCCTCAGACCTAAAGTACCTCCAGGAGGATTTGCAACAAAAGAAGGCAAATGTTTACAGGTCCATACCGTACTCACGATTTGGCTCCAACAGGGATGCTCACTGCTACAGAAAGGCATATCCTCACCTGGTGGCATTCAAG GTTTCGTGTCAGGAGTGGGGCCAAGTTCTGCTGAGGAACAAAGAATGGGATGCTGTGTTGGAGCACGCTCTGATGGCATGGCGCTACACGAGTGAGCTGCCACAGTGGGACACAGTGAACCATAATGCTCTCAGAGAACAGTGTTACAGCGTCCTGGCAGCTCACAGCCTCACTGCTCTCCAGCACTACCACCCTGAAGCCAACAGAGGGCGCGAGCTGCTCAGAAG ATTGAAGGTGGCTCAAATGCACAGCCAGTCAATTGTGCCATGTATTCTGGAGTTGCAGAGAATTATGGGATGTGCAGATCAGACCTCCATGGAcacaaaataa
- the LOC113127350 gene encoding uncharacterized protein LOC113127350 isoform X1 encodes MAAVCQSRRALVEIPAPQPKIAARVRRSYLEILSARLAPSSLPRGRSAAANTRPVQSLDLPIGGVWTGRLEHCEKMDEHQTPLSKQQLAQLIRSLILVEQVSPDRIDKIMSQEPRILASDLKYLQEDLQQKKANVYRSIPYSRFGSNRDAHCYRKAYPHLVAFKVSCQEWGQVLLRNKEWDAVLEHALMAWRYTSELPQWDTVNHNALREQCYSVLAAHSLTALQHYHPEANRGRELLRRLKVAQMHSQSIVPCILELQRIMGCADQTSMDTK; translated from the exons ATGGCAGCTGTGTGCCAGTCACGACGTGCCTTGGTGGAAATACCTGCCCCACAGCCCAAAATTGCAG CTCGGGTCAGAAGGTCGTACTTAGAAATCCTGAGTGCTCGTTTGGCTCCATCTTCACTTCCAAGAGGCAGAAGCGCAGCAGCAAACACGAGGCCTGTGCAGTCTT tggaCTTGCCCATTGGAGGCGTGTGGACTGGGAGACTAGAGCACTGTGAGAAGATGGATGAGCACCAGACCCCATTGTCCAAGCAGCAACTTGCACAGCTAATCAGATCCCTCATCTTAGTTGAACAGGTATCACCTGATCGCATTGACAAGATAATG AGTCAAGAACCCAGGATCCTGGCCTCAGACCTAAAGTACCTCCAGGAGGATTTGCAACAAAAGAAGGCAAATGTTTACAGGTCCATACCGTACTCACGATTTGGCTCCAACAGGGATGCTCACTGCTACAGAAAGGCATATCCTCACCTGGTGGCATTCAAG GTTTCGTGTCAGGAGTGGGGCCAAGTTCTGCTGAGGAACAAAGAATGGGATGCTGTGTTGGAGCACGCTCTGATGGCATGGCGCTACACGAGTGAGCTGCCACAGTGGGACACAGTGAACCATAATGCTCTCAGAGAACAGTGTTACAGCGTCCTGGCAGCTCACAGCCTCACTGCTCTCCAGCACTACCACCCTGAAGCCAACAGAGGGCGCGAGCTGCTCAGAAG ATTGAAGGTGGCTCAAATGCACAGCCAGTCAATTGTGCCATGTATTCTGGAGTTGCAGAGAATTATGGGATGTGCAGATCAGACCTCCATGGAcacaaaataa
- the LOC113127350 gene encoding uncharacterized protein LOC113127350 isoform X3, with protein sequence MAAVCQSRRALVEIPAPQPKIAVDLPIGGVWTGRLEHCEKMDEHQTPLSKQQLAQLIRSLILVEQVSPDRIDKIMSQEPRILASDLKYLQEDLQQKKANVYRSIPYSRFGSNRDAHCYRKAYPHLVAFKVSCQEWGQVLLRNKEWDAVLEHALMAWRYTSELPQWDTVNHNALREQCYSVLAAHSLTALQHYHPEANRGRELLRRLKVAQMHSQSIVPCILELQRIMGCADQTSMDTK encoded by the exons ATGGCAGCTGTGTGCCAGTCACGACGTGCCTTGGTGGAAATACCTGCCCCACAGCCCAAAATTGCAG tggaCTTGCCCATTGGAGGCGTGTGGACTGGGAGACTAGAGCACTGTGAGAAGATGGATGAGCACCAGACCCCATTGTCCAAGCAGCAACTTGCACAGCTAATCAGATCCCTCATCTTAGTTGAACAGGTATCACCTGATCGCATTGACAAGATAATG AGTCAAGAACCCAGGATCCTGGCCTCAGACCTAAAGTACCTCCAGGAGGATTTGCAACAAAAGAAGGCAAATGTTTACAGGTCCATACCGTACTCACGATTTGGCTCCAACAGGGATGCTCACTGCTACAGAAAGGCATATCCTCACCTGGTGGCATTCAAG GTTTCGTGTCAGGAGTGGGGCCAAGTTCTGCTGAGGAACAAAGAATGGGATGCTGTGTTGGAGCACGCTCTGATGGCATGGCGCTACACGAGTGAGCTGCCACAGTGGGACACAGTGAACCATAATGCTCTCAGAGAACAGTGTTACAGCGTCCTGGCAGCTCACAGCCTCACTGCTCTCCAGCACTACCACCCTGAAGCCAACAGAGGGCGCGAGCTGCTCAGAAG ATTGAAGGTGGCTCAAATGCACAGCCAGTCAATTGTGCCATGTATTCTGGAGTTGCAGAGAATTATGGGATGTGCAGATCAGACCTCCATGGAcacaaaataa
- the adamts5 gene encoding A disintegrin and metalloproteinase with thrombospondin motifs 5: MMRLLDVLAGGMLWFQLLLICVVELELGAGLSAFQSFYLPPANRTLLTPARRTDGVVRTIDRIYHGGGKVGYLVYLDGSRFQLDMERDESVLSHHFSPQYVLAMMGESYAPLQQECVFRGTVDSMPESLAVFSLCGGGLEGFFAVKNTRYTITPIIRAKGHKHDVRALQDKDAESALHVFTRESFSFEAMHEGRESCGTRDRHRGGRLAGGKRQHRGRGRWWVPPENTEDHGPRSRRWWNRLIKSAAPETGTRQKRSVSRARHVELLLVADDTMTKKYGKDLNHYLLTLASIASKLYGHASIENPIRLSVVKVTTFTDKEKGLDVSKNAAATLKSFCKWQNQQNPLDDEHQHHHDAAVLFTRQDLCGHHSCDTLGMADVGTICSPERSCAVIEDDGLHAAFTLAHEIGHLLGLSHDDSKFCEERFGVNSDKRLMSSILTSIDASKPWSRCTSATITDFFDDGNAECLLDYPHHALLGPEELPGQSYDAVRQCRLAFGPEYTVCPGMDVCSRLWCAVIRQGQMVCLTKKLPAVEGTPCGKGRICLQGKCVDKTRKKHYSTSNHGSWSSWGPWGSCSRTCGGGVQFAQRLCNNPPPRNNGRYCTGKRAIYRSCNVMPCPASNKTFRQEQCDMRNGPQTDPKGVKTFVEWVPKYAGVLPKDVCKLTCRAKGTGYYVVFSQRVADGTECRPYSSSVCVKGKCVRTGCDGIIGSKLQFDKCGICGGDSTGCVRVVGNFTKKSKGYTDVVKIPAGSTHIKIRQHKAKDQTRYTAYLAIRRPNSEYLLNGKFMISTSETIIPLNGSVLNYSGWSQRDEWLHSMGPGALQDALVVQILATDAKKPLDIRYSFYMPHRTTPEQPSAHLNPNPKSLPLQSTTTVSTMIRTATTIRSTTTSSSATPSLVLGPPTALGPSTPTPGPQWVTGSWMPCSRTCDTGWQSRTVQCKDQDGKLSKSCVLGTRPSAFKQCLVKTC, from the exons ATGATGCGGCTCCTTGATGTTCTGGCCGGGGGCATGCTCTGGTTTCAGCTACTGTTGATATGTGTCGTGGAGTTGGAGCTGGGAGCTGGGCTTTCTGCTTTCCAGAGTTTCTATCTTCCACCTGCGAACAGGACGCTTCTGACACCTGCCCGGAGGACAGATGGGGTCGTGCGGACCATTGACCGGATATACCACGGAGGAGGAAAAGTGGGTTATCTGGTGTACCTGGATGGGAGCCGGTTTCAGCTGGACATGGAGCGGGACGAGTCGGTGCTGTCGCATCATTTCAGCCCCCAGTATGTGCTCGCTATGATGGGGGAGAGCTATGCGCCTTTGCAGCAGGAGTGCGTGTTCCGCGGTACAGTGGACTCCATGCCGGAGTCCCTGGCCGTTTTCAGTCTCTGCGGTGGGGGTCTTGAGGGCTTCTTTGCCGTGAAAAACACACGCTACACCATCACACCTATCATCAGGGCGAAAGGACACAAGCACGATGTGCGCGCCCTGCAGGACAAGGACGCGGAGAGCGCGCTCCATGTGTTTACGCGCGAGAGTTTCAGCTTCGAGGCAATGCATGAAGGGCGCGAGAGCTGCGGGACGCGTGACCGGCACAGAGGAGGCAGACTTGCTGGGGGGAAACGCCAACACAGAGGTCGCGGGAGGTGGTGGGTCCCCCCGGAAAACACTGAAGATCATGGCCCTCGCAGCCGACGATGGTGGAACCGGCTCATCAAATCCGCCGCACCAGAGACCGGCACGCGTCAGAAGAGGTCGGTCTCACGCGCCAGGCACGTGGAGCTACTGCTGGTGGCTGACGACACCATGACAAAGAAATACGGCAAAGACTTGAACCACTATCTGCTCACACTGGCCTCCATCGCCTCCAAACTGTACGGGCACGCCAGCATCGAAAACCCCATCCGGCTGTCGGTGGTGAAAGTGACCACGTTCACCGACAAGGAGAAGGGGCTGGATGTATCCAAAAACGCCGCGGCGACACTGAAAAGCTTCTGCAAGTGGCAGAACCAACAAAACCCACTGGACGACGAGCACCAGCACCACCACGACGCCGCCGTTCTCTTCACCAGGCAG gaCCTTTGCGGTCACCACTCTTGCGACACACTCGGCATGGCGGACGTTGGCACCATCTGCTCCCCAGAGAGAAGCTGCGCTGTCATTGAGGATGATGGGCTTCACGCTGCATTTACGTTAGCACATGAGATAG GTCACCTGCTCGGTTTGTCTCATGATGACTCCAAGTTCTGTGAGGAGCGTTTTGGAGTGAACAGTGACAAGCGGCTCATGTCCTCCATCCTCACCTCCATCGATGCCTCCAAACCCTGGAGCCGCTGCACCTCAGCGACCATCACTGACTTCTTTGATGATGGAAATG CCGAGTGTCTCCTCGATTATCCTCACCACGCTCTTCTTGGCCCAGAGGAGCTCCCAGGACAGAGCTATGACGCTGTCCGTCAGTGTCGCCTGGCCTTTGGCCCCGAGTACACAGTCTGCCCAGGCATGGATGTATGTTCTCGGCTGTGGTGCGCTGTGATTCGCCAGGGACAGATGGTGTGTCTGACCAAGAAGCTGCCAGCGGTGGAGGGAACGCCTTGCGGGAAGGGACGCATTTGCCTGCAGGGCAAGTGTGTGGACAAGACCCGCAAGAAACACTACTCG ACGTCTAACCATGGCAGCTGGAGTTCCTGGGGTCCTTGGGGTTCGTGCTCCAGAACCTGTGGAGGCGGGGTGCAGTTCGCCCAGCGTCTGTGCAACAACCCGCCACCACGGAACAATGGCCGCTACTGCACAGGGAAGAGAGCCATCTATCGATCCTGCAATGTCATGCCATGTCCAGCATCAA ATAAAACTTTCCGTCAGGAACAGTGTGATATGCGTAATGGTCCTCAGACAGACCCTAAAGGGGTGAAGACCTTTGTTGAGTGGGTGCCTAAATATGCAGGAGTTCTCCCTAAAGATGTGTGCAAGCTGACATGCAGGGCAAAAGGAACAGGATACTATGTGGTGTTCTCTCAGAGG GTGGCAGATGGGACGGAGTGTCGTCCTTACAGCAGCTCGGTGTGTGTGAAGGGAAAATGTGTACGGACGGGCTGTGACGGCATCATCGGCTCCAAGCTGCAGTTTGACAAGTGTGGTATATGTGGAGGTGACAGCACAGGATGTGTACGTGTAGTGGGCAACTTCACCAAGAAAAG TAAGGGCTATACTGATGTAGTAAAGATCCCAGCGGGCTCCACCCACATAAAGATTCGTCAACACAAGGCCAAGGACCAGACCCGCTACACCGCTTACCTGGCCATTCGACGGCCCAACAGCGAGTACCTCCTAAATGGCAAGTTCATGATCTCCACCTCTGAAACGATCATTCCACTCAACGGATCTGTGCTCAACTACAGTGGCTGGAGCCAAAGGGATGAGTGGCTTCACAGTATGGGACCCGGCGCCCTCCAAGACGCCTTGGTAGTCCAGATTCTAGCAACAGATGCTAAAAAGCCCCTGGACATCCGTTATAGCTTCTACATGCCTCATCGGACAACCCCAGAGCAGCCGTCAGCTCATCTCAACCCCAACCCAAAGTCTTTACCTTTGCAGAGCACTACGACAGTCTCAACCATGATTAGAACCGCCACCACCATAAGAAGCACCACTACATCCTCCTCTGCTACTCCAAGTCTGGTGCTAGGTCCACCTACAGCTCTAGGTCCCTCAACCCCAACCCCAGGGCCCCAGTGGGTAACAGGCTCCTGGATGCCCTGCTCCAGGACTTGTGACACTGGCTGGCAAAGCCGGACAGTGCAGTGTAAGGACCAGGATGGGAAACTGTCCAAAAGCTGCGTGCTGGGCACACGCCCCTCAGCTTTCAAGCAGTGTCTGGTGAAGACATGTTGA
- the adamts1 gene encoding A disintegrin and metalloproteinase with thrombospondin motifs 1 — translation MMWFFHVSIGFILCVGATHSAWEESTVVPVRLDPTSRSETRTEPRRTLSAEEIEKEAEMRVYSLDVFGREMVLQLEPDQTFLAPGFVFHIVGSPDSEPTRASSSGAEPGCFFSGTVNGEEHSAAALNLCHGLRGGFYFKGEEYFIQPLNSSDFMGTEEDVHIIRRRGRAAWAEEERSKCGVNEDEERMPKNLDKEAKHGTANSDQTAHHRTRRFVSTPRYLEIMLVADQSMAEFHGAGLKPYLLTIMSVASRLYRHPTIHNSISLAVVKLLVVYEEEKGPQVSTNAAGTLRNFCKWQRQHNPASDRHPEHYDTAVLFTRTDLCGAHSCDTLGMADVGTVCDPDRSCSIIEDDGLQAAFTVAHELGHVFNMPHDDAQLCSDVNGIHWGSHMMASTLSNLDQQQPWSPCSALMITTFLDNGHGQCLLDKPSKPQPLPQPLPGMVYDADHQCRLTFGEDSQHCSDLSTTCAALWCTVTTSNGLLVCQTKNFPWADGTPCGHDSYCLAGHCLTKDQAAKHQTPVNGGWGVWGPWGGCSRTCGGGVQYSFRACDNPLPKNGGKYCEGKRIQYRSCNTEVCPDTNGLSFREEQCLAHNDMSAQISLGSGEGVEWVPKYAGVSPKDRCKLVCRAKGTGYFFVLKSKVADGTPCSPDSTSVCVQGQCVKAGCDRVIGSNQRFDKCGVCGGDGSTCKKVSGSLERARPGYQDVVTIPAGATHLDVKQRAPGNGRPDSSYLAVRRQDGCYLLNGDYKLMTMETDIPLRGALLRYSGSSATPERLRSFAPLPEPLTIQVLSVGEAPRPRVKYSYFTPRPNNGASVSNKSGDRRPPINAIQKLGGAEWTLRKWGPCSQTCGGGIQQREVVCLDPQGHHSRDCPEELRPLASRSCAPQDCPSWRPGEWSVCSKTCGQGFRKREPHCIGHDGRTLTHDSCDSKKRPRPRLELCNQSACNLHPASVQKEIR, via the exons ATGATGTGGTTTTTCCACGTTTCCATTGGTTTTATTCTGTGCGTTGGCGCGACGCACAGTGCCTGGGAGGAGAGCACCGTCGTGCCGGTCAGACTGGACCCGACCTCCCGGTCGGAGACCAGAACCGAACCGCGGCGAACTCTCTCTGCTGAGGAGATTGAGAAAGAGGCGGAGATGAGAGTCTATAGTTTGGACGTATTTGGCAGGGAGATGGTCCTGCAGCTAGAGCCCGACCAGACCTTCTTAGCGCCGGGTTTTGTCTTTCACATTGTGGGTAGTCCCGATTCCGAACCCACAAGGGCATCCAGTAGTGGAGCTGAGCCGGGTTGTTTCTTCTCGGGCACCGTGAACGGAGAGGAACACTCCGCCGCTGCGCTCAACCTTTGCCACGGACTCAGGGGCGGATTCTACTTTAAGGGTGAAGAATACTTCATTCAGCCCCTTAACTCCAGTGACTTCATGGGCACTGAGGAGGATGTGCACATCATCCGCCGGAGAGGTCGAGCGGCTTGGGCTGAGGAGGAGCGCTCCAAGTGTGGGGTCAACGAGGACGAGGAGAGGATGCCAAAGAATCTGGACAAAGAGGCCAAGCACGGAACCGCTAACTCAGACCAGACAG CCCACCACAGGACCAGGCGTTTTGTTTCCACCCCACGGTACCTAGAGATCATGCTGGTGGCTGACCAGTCCATGGCGGAGTTCCACGGCGCTGGACTCAAACCCTACCTCTTGACAATTATGTCAGTGGCATCCCGTCTCTACCGCCACCCTACCATCCACAACTCCATCAGCCTGGCGGTGGTGAAGCTGCTGGTGGTGTATGAGGAGGAGAAAGGCCCCCAGGTGTCAACTAATGCTGCCGGGACCCTCCGCAACTTTTGCAAGTGGCAACGACAGCACAACCCGGCGAGTGACCGCCACCCTGAGCACTATGACACGGCTGTGCTTTTCACCAGGACG GACCTGTGTGGGGCCCACTCCTGTGACACCCTGGGCATGGCAGATGTTGGCACAGTGTGCGACCCTGACAGAAGCTGCTCGATTATTGAGGATGATGGACTGCAAGCAGCATTTACTGTCGCACATGAACTGg GACACGTTTTCAACATGCCTCATGATGATGCCCAGTTGTGCTCTGACGTCAACGGTATCCACTGGGGGTCCCACATGATGGCTTCCACACTATCCAACCTGGACCAGCAACAGCCATGGTCCCCCTGCTCTGCCCTCATGATCACCACCTTCCTGGACAATGGCCATGGTCAGTGCCTGCTGGATAAACCAAGCAAACCTCAGCCTCTCCCACAGCCCCTGCCTGGGATGGTCTATGATGCAGACCATCAGTGTCGCCTCACTTTTGGTGAAGACTCCCAGCACTGCTCAGACCTGAGTACCACATGTGCAGCTCTGTGGTGCACTGTGACTACATCCAATGGTTTGTTGGTGTGCCAGACCAAGAACTTCCCCTGGGCTGATGGTACACCATGTGGGCATGACAGCTACTGCCTGGCAGGACATTGTCTCACTAAGGACCAAGCTGCCAAGCACCAG ACTCCTGTCAATGGCGGCTGGGGCGTGTGGGGGCCCTGGGGCGGCTGCTCTCGGACCTGTGGTGGAGGGGTTCAATATTCCTTCCGCGCCTGTGACAACCCTTTGCCCAAGAATGGGGGCAAATACTGCGAGGGCAAGAGGATCCAATACCGCTCCTGTAACACTGAAGTCTGCCCTGATACCAATG GCCTGTCATTCCGTGAGGAACAGTGCCTGGCCCACAATGACATGTCAGCCCAAATCTCACTGGGTTCAGGTGAGGGTGTTGAGTGGGTGCCCAAGTATGCTGGAGTTTCACCCAAGGACCGCTGTAAGCTGGTGTGCCGGGCCAAAGGGACTGGATACTTCTTTGTCCTCAAATCTAAG GTGGCTGATGGCACACCCTGCAGCCCAGACTCCACCTCGGTTTGTGTTCAAGGCCAGTGTGTTAAAGCTGGATGTGATCGTGTCATTGGTTCTAATCAGCGCTTTGATAAGTGCggtgtgtgtggtggagatGGCTCAACCTGCAAGAAAGTGTCAGGGTCTCTGGAGCGTGCCAG GCCTGGTTACCAGGATGTTGTAACCATCCCTGCTGGTGCCACCCACCTCGATGTCAAACAACGTGCCCCAGGGAATGGCCGTCCAGATAGCAGCTATCTGGCAGTGCGTCGCCAGGATGGATGCTATCTGTTAAATGGTGATTACAAACTGATGACCATGGAGACGGACATCCCCCTGCGAGGGGCACTGTTGAGATACAGTGGCTCCTCTGCCACCCCGGAGCGCCTCCGGAGCTTCGCCCCACTCCCTGAGCCCCTCACCATCCAGGTACTCTCTGTTGGTGAAGCCCCAAGGCCTCGGGTTAAGTACAGCTACTTCACCCCCAGACCCAATAATGGTGCTTCAGTCTCCAACAAAAGTGGAGACCGCCGGCCACCAATAAATGCCATTCAAAAGTTGGGTGGGGCCGAGTGGACCCTAAGAAAGTGGGGTCCATGCTCCCAGACCTGTGGAGGAGGTATCCAGCAGAGAGAAGTGGTTTGTCTGGATCCCCAGGGTCATCACTCCAGAGATTGTCCAGAAGAGCTGCGCCCCTTAGCCTCAAGGTCTTGTGCCCCCCAGGACTGCCCATCATGGCGTCCCGGAGAATGGTCTGTATGCTCCAAGACCTGCGGCCAGGGTTTCCGCAAACGTGAACCGCACTGCATCGGCCATGATGGACGCACGCTAACCCATGACAGCTGTGACTCCAAAAAGCGACCACGACCCCGACTGGAACTCTGCAATCAGAGTGCCTGTAACCTCCATCCAGCCAGTGTTCAGAAAGAAATCAGATAA